The following coding sequences are from one Desulfosoma caldarium window:
- a CDS encoding FAD-dependent oxidoreductase — protein sequence MHAQPLGSIMVVGGGIAGIQATLDLADSGYKVILVEKSSGIGGVMAQLDKTFPTNDCAMUIIAPKLVEVGRHLNVELLTLSEIVHVTGSLGHFQVTVHQRPRYVDMDKCIACGLCAEKCPKKVDDPFNMGRGKRKAAYIKYGQAVPLKYAIDADHCLYLTRGKCRACEKFCPTGAINFQDTDKTFTMDVGAVIVAAGFEPFDPTRLDTYGYGHIRDVVTGLEYERLLASNGPYQGHLVRPSDEQEPRRIAWIQCVGSRNIHQCTNAYCSSVCCMYAIKQALVTAEHCSGNDLQHAVFYMDMRTHGKEFERYLMHAQEVGVRFIRARPHTIEPGPDNKGAVIQYVDDTGHAVSEAFDMVVLSIGLEAPKDAQSLAAALGIELTAHRFAKTSGFNPVTTTRPGIYATGAFHGPKAIPHAVTEASTAAAEGARALWTARGSLTRAKTYPEEREVSGEPPRIGVFVCSCGINIANTVDVKAVAEYARTLPHVVHVENNLFTCSADTQILIAQKIKEMGLNRIVVAACTPRTHEPLFQDTLREAGLNPFLVEMANIRNQNAWVHQQDSQKATEKAKDQVRMAVAKAALNAPISRLKVNVIQKALVVGGGVAGMNAALYLADQGFQAVLVEKADRLGGHAWNLLENDQGEPVRPMLEALIAQVENHPRITVLKSAQLKTVEGSVGSFRSLVSVNGEEREILYGAAVLALGGRQAEPDEYLYGQDSRVMTHLQWDAFMAEQPDAVRAAHRAVFIQCVGSREPRRPYCSRLCCTHTVKSALRMKAMNPDMDIYVLYRDMRTYGMREELYQKARAMGVVFVQYTLGTKPQVAVHNGALQVEVLDPILQRRLRIPADYVVLATAIEPNATHDAVDLFKCSVNADGFLTEAHPKLRPVDLTVDGLFVAGLCHYPKPLDETIAQARAAASRAAVLLSKEEMQLDAIKSYVTEKCDGCALCLDVCPYHAIALEEVKGSAVRRRIRTDPALCKGCGLCEATCPKGGVLVHGFTLNQLAAQIDALLAEVC from the coding sequence ATGCATGCACAACCCCTTGGATCGATCATGGTGGTGGGAGGTGGCATTGCGGGCATTCAAGCCACCCTGGATTTGGCCGATTCCGGCTACAAAGTCATCCTTGTGGAAAAATCTTCGGGCATCGGCGGGGTCATGGCCCAGCTGGACAAGACCTTTCCCACCAACGACTGTGCCATGTGAATTATCGCGCCCAAGCTGGTCGAGGTCGGCCGCCATCTCAACGTCGAACTGCTTACCCTTTCCGAAATCGTCCACGTCACGGGATCTTTAGGACACTTTCAGGTCACGGTGCATCAGCGCCCACGATATGTGGACATGGACAAGTGCATCGCCTGCGGGCTGTGCGCCGAAAAATGTCCGAAAAAAGTGGATGACCCCTTTAACATGGGCCGAGGCAAGCGCAAAGCGGCGTACATCAAGTACGGCCAAGCCGTCCCCTTGAAATACGCCATCGATGCCGACCACTGTCTTTACCTGACTCGAGGCAAGTGTCGCGCCTGCGAAAAGTTCTGTCCCACGGGCGCCATCAACTTTCAGGACACGGATAAGACGTTCACCATGGATGTGGGGGCCGTAATTGTGGCCGCGGGCTTTGAGCCCTTTGACCCCACGCGGTTGGATACGTACGGTTACGGCCACATTCGTGATGTGGTGACCGGCTTGGAATACGAGCGTTTGTTGGCCTCCAACGGGCCTTATCAGGGTCATCTCGTGCGCCCTTCCGATGAGCAGGAACCTCGGCGAATCGCCTGGATACAGTGCGTCGGGTCGCGCAATATTCATCAGTGCACCAACGCCTATTGCTCAAGCGTCTGCTGCATGTATGCCATCAAACAGGCCCTGGTGACGGCCGAGCACTGCAGCGGCAACGATCTGCAGCACGCCGTCTTTTACATGGACATGCGCACGCACGGAAAGGAATTTGAACGCTACCTGATGCATGCCCAAGAGGTGGGCGTGCGGTTCATTCGAGCCCGCCCCCATACCATCGAACCCGGGCCGGACAACAAAGGGGCGGTGATCCAGTACGTGGACGACACGGGGCACGCCGTCTCGGAAGCCTTTGACATGGTGGTCTTGTCCATCGGCTTGGAAGCGCCCAAAGATGCGCAAAGCCTGGCCGCCGCGCTGGGCATTGAGCTCACGGCCCATCGGTTTGCCAAGACTTCGGGCTTCAATCCGGTCACCACAACCCGCCCCGGCATCTACGCCACCGGCGCCTTTCATGGGCCCAAAGCCATTCCCCACGCGGTGACGGAAGCCTCCACGGCGGCGGCCGAAGGCGCGCGCGCTCTGTGGACCGCTCGAGGAAGCCTCACCCGCGCCAAGACCTACCCCGAGGAACGCGAAGTGAGTGGAGAACCGCCGAGAATCGGTGTTTTTGTTTGTTCGTGCGGCATCAACATCGCCAACACGGTGGATGTCAAGGCGGTGGCCGAGTACGCCCGAACGCTTCCTCACGTGGTTCACGTGGAAAACAATTTGTTCACCTGTTCGGCGGACACGCAGATTCTTATCGCGCAAAAGATCAAGGAAATGGGGCTGAACCGCATTGTGGTGGCCGCGTGCACGCCGCGAACCCACGAACCCCTATTTCAAGACACCCTGCGCGAAGCGGGACTCAACCCCTTTCTGGTGGAAATGGCCAACATTCGCAATCAGAACGCCTGGGTTCATCAGCAGGATTCACAAAAAGCCACGGAAAAGGCCAAGGATCAGGTGCGCATGGCCGTGGCCAAAGCGGCCCTCAACGCCCCGATCAGCCGTCTCAAGGTCAATGTGATTCAAAAGGCCTTGGTGGTGGGAGGCGGCGTGGCTGGGATGAACGCGGCGCTGTATCTGGCGGACCAAGGCTTTCAGGCCGTCTTGGTGGAAAAAGCGGACCGGTTGGGAGGCCATGCCTGGAATCTTCTGGAAAACGATCAAGGGGAACCGGTCCGGCCCATGCTGGAAGCGCTCATCGCCCAGGTGGAAAACCATCCCCGCATCACGGTCCTGAAATCGGCGCAGCTCAAGACGGTGGAAGGTTCCGTGGGTAGTTTTCGAAGCCTCGTGAGCGTCAACGGAGAAGAACGGGAAATCCTTTACGGCGCCGCGGTGTTAGCTCTGGGAGGCCGTCAGGCCGAGCCGGACGAATACCTTTACGGCCAGGATTCCCGCGTGATGACACATCTTCAATGGGATGCGTTCATGGCTGAGCAACCGGACGCGGTGCGTGCGGCTCACCGTGCCGTGTTCATTCAGTGTGTGGGATCGCGCGAACCACGGCGCCCCTATTGTTCGCGGCTCTGCTGCACGCATACGGTCAAGAGCGCCCTTCGCATGAAGGCCATGAACCCCGATATGGACATTTACGTTCTGTATCGGGACATGCGCACCTACGGCATGCGGGAAGAGCTCTACCAAAAGGCTCGAGCCATGGGTGTTGTGTTCGTTCAATACACGCTGGGCACAAAGCCTCAGGTGGCGGTCCACAACGGGGCCTTACAGGTTGAGGTGCTTGATCCCATTTTGCAGCGCAGGCTGCGCATCCCCGCCGATTATGTGGTCTTGGCCACAGCCATCGAACCCAACGCCACCCACGATGCGGTCGATCTTTTCAAGTGCAGCGTCAACGCCGACGGCTTTCTCACCGAAGCCCATCCCAAGCTGCGTCCCGTGGACCTCACGGTAGACGGCCTTTTTGTGGCCGGCCTGTGCCATTATCCCAAGCCCCTGGACGAAACCATTGCGCAGGCGCGAGCCGCAGCCTCTCGAGCGGCCGTGCTGCTTTCCAAAGAAGAGATGCAGCTGGACGCCATCAAATCCTACGTCACGGAAAAATGCGACGGCTGCGCCCTGTGCCTGGATGTCTGCCCGTACCACGCCATTGCCTTGGAGGAGGTCAAAGGATCGGCGGTGCGTCGGCGCATTCGAACCGACCCGGCCTTGTGCAAGGGCTGCGGGCTTTGTGAAGCGACGTGTCCCAAAGGGGGCGTCCTGGTGCACGGCTTTACCCTGAACCAGTTGGCAGCGCAGATCGACGCCTTGTTGGCTGAAGTTTGTTAA
- a CDS encoding hydrogenase iron-sulfur subunit translates to MNETFEPVIVGFLCNWCAYAGGDLAGVSRLQYPPNMRPIRVMCSGMVPPDLIARALLKGADGVLVMGUHLGECHYLDGNKKALARSHAVRIALENLGIDPQRFAIEWVSSAEAPRFAQLVTRFTEKVRALGPNPLKESGAGQARCA, encoded by the coding sequence ATGAACGAAACCTTTGAACCCGTGATCGTCGGTTTTCTATGCAACTGGTGCGCCTATGCCGGCGGGGATCTGGCCGGTGTCTCCCGGCTTCAATACCCCCCAAACATGAGGCCCATACGGGTCATGTGTTCGGGCATGGTGCCTCCGGACCTCATTGCCAGAGCGCTGCTCAAGGGTGCCGACGGCGTTCTGGTTATGGGCTGACACCTGGGCGAATGTCATTACCTGGACGGTAATAAAAAAGCCCTGGCCCGAAGCCACGCCGTACGCATCGCCCTGGAAAACCTCGGCATCGACCCGCAACGGTTCGCCATTGAATGGGTTTCCTCCGCCGAAGCCCCGCGGTTTGCCCAACTGGTGACCCGGTTTACGGAAAAGGTTCGAGCCCTCGGCCCCAATCCTTTAAAGGAATCGGGGGCGGGCCAAGCCCGGTGCGCCTGA